One window of the Maylandia zebra isolate NMK-2024a linkage group LG19, Mzebra_GT3a, whole genome shotgun sequence genome contains the following:
- the htr1b gene encoding 5-hydroxytryptamine receptor 1B: MELSGQVEPTQPVNTTNDSFTTNSSIVDESAESLAYQISLAVILSIITLATTLSNAFVIATISQSKKLQTPANFLIASLAVTDLLVSILVMPICVLYTVIHTWTLGQIVCDIWLSSDITCCTASILHLCVIALDRYWAITDAVEYSKKRTTGRAAGMVATAWVIAISISLPPLFWRQVKADELTSCSVNTDHIFYTIYSTFGAFYIPTLLLIVLYGRIYVEARKRILKQSPKKVGKRLTSAHLVSNSPGSAASTSSLQCGRHDAPSSDTGSSTSENQVKVTLSDAVLEKKRISAARERKATKTLGIILGAYIICWLPFFIYTLLVATCDTCFNPELFDFFTWLGYLNSLINPIIYTMSNEDFKKAFHKLTRFRCCRL, from the coding sequence ATGGAGCTCTCGGGTCAAGTCGAGCCAACTCAGCCGGTCAACACCACAAACGACAGTTTTACTACAAATTCATCCATTGTGGATGAGAGCGCAGAGAGTCTCGCCTATCAGATCAGCTTGGCTGTGATTCTCTCGATTATCACACTCGCCACCACTTTATCCAATGCCTTTGTCATCGCAACGATTTCCCAGTCGAAGAAGCTGCAAACTCCCGCAAACTTTCTGATCGCCTCTCTGGCCGTCACTGACCTGCTGGTGTCTATCCTAGTGATGCCCATCTGCGTCCTGTACACCGTGATCCACACTTGGACGCTCGGACAAATAGTTTGCGACATCTGGCTCTCCTCGGACATAACGTGTTGCACTGCGTCCATCCTCCATCTGTGCGTAATCGCTTTGGATAGGTACTGGGCCATCACTGACGCAGTGGAGTACTCTAAAAAGCGCACAACGGGAAGAGCGGCAGGGATGGTGGCCACAGCCTGGGTCATCGCCATCTCCATCTCCCTCCCGCCTCTCTTCTGGAGACAGGTGAAAGCGGATGAATTAACAAGCTGTAGCGTCAACACAGATCACATTTTCTACACCATTTACTCCACTTTTGGGGCTTTCTACATCCCAACCTTGCTCCTCATTGTCCTCTACGGACGGATATACGTGGAGGCTCGGAAAAGGATCCTGAAGCAGTCCCCGAAGAAGGTTGGGAAGAGACTAACATCGGCTCACCTGGTCTCCAACTCCCCTGGGTCCGCGGCGTCCACTAGCTCTCTGCAGTGCGGGAGACACGACGCTCCGTCCAGCGACACCGGGTCTTCAACGAGCGAGAACCAGGTGAAAGTGACGTTGTCCGATGCggttttggagaaaaagagaattTCAGCAGCAAGAGAACGAAAAGCGACGAAGACTCTGGGGATAATCCTCGGCGCTTATATTATTTGCTGGCTTCCGTTTTTCATCTACACGTTGCTGGTGGCAACATGTGACACATGTTTTAACCCCGAGTTATTTGACTTTTTCACCTGGCTGGGATATCTCAATTCCCTCATCAACCCGATCATATACACCATGTCAAACGAGGACTTCAAAAAAGCTTTTCACAAACTCACGCGCTTCAGATGTTGCAGGCTGTGA